The Borrelia coriaceae sequence AATCCTTCAGAAGTTTGCTTTAAATGTCTAAACTTATATTGTAATTTAAGATAGTTAAGTCTAACTGCTTCTGAACGAAAACCAATAGTAGCAATAGTATTAACTTCATTTACTAATGTTGTTGGATTAGCATTAAGAAAGGCATCCCATTTTATTGTTTTTAAGTACCCTGTCTTTAAATCTACATCTTCAATTTGTTCACTAGAAAACCAATTATAAAATATTGGTAACTTTACTTCATTAAATATATTTGCTATCTCTTTAGCATAATAATTTTGATCATATAATTCGGACATCTTTAACCTCCTTTAACTTATTAACTTGGTTTACCTTTATTACCATAAATAGCTACATTTACTATGCAAAGCTTTTTTTCAGTATCAAGTTCGATTACATCTGATAAGGCCATGGCATTAATTTTGCCATTACTTGAATCATTTTTTTCAAGCTCACCATTTGTACCAAATTTAAGTTTGTCTTTTCTTTTTATGCCACTGCTTTCTTTTGCTATTAAATACCCTTGGAAGTTATTTGTAATAGGAATTACTGTAGCAGTATTAGTAAACTCATCTATGTCTGTACATATGCCATAAATGTCATCCTCACCACCAACTTCAACATGAGGTTCATAATGTGGTTGATTGTTTTGTACTGTATCTACAACTAGCTTTACTCCTCTTTTATATGGATAGCCTGTAAAGAAGTAATTCTCTAATTTGTCATGCCTACTAGTTACAGTACCACCTTGATTTTGTAAATGTCTATTTTTATCCCTAAAATCAACTTTATTACTAAAAGTTCCAGCATCACTAGTAGGGTTTTTCATTTGTTTTTTTATTTTTTTAAGTTTTTCTTGATAGTCAGTTACTAACTGAGTTATGTTTGTTGACACTTTAACCTCCTAACCTTTTGCTTTACTTCAAGAAACGTCATTATTACCATAAATGGCTATCTTTATTAAATACAGCTTATAATCCTCTTGTTCTTTTTTAGATGTGTCATCAGTAAGATTTAATGTAAATACATTTGATAATGCAATAGCTTTAATTGATACTTGTGAATCACTAGTTGATTTAATAGCTTCTCCATTTGAATCAAAATCTAACTTATCACCAATCTGAATACTAGAAGAGCTTTTAGCAATTACATAACCTTCAAAATTATTTGTTATAGGTATTACTGTTGCTACATTAGTATGCTCATCAATGTCTATGCATATTCCATACATATTTTTACCATCAGATACTTCAACTTGAACTTCATCAGATTTTAAAGTTTCAATTTTTAATTTAACCGCACGCTTGTATGGGAATCCTATAGCAGGGTATTCTTCTAACTTATCTGTACTACTTGATACAGATTGAGATATAGCATCAAATGTTAAGTTCTTATCTCTAAAATCAGTTTTAGCTTTAAATACTGACCTTTCATCATAATTAAAACTTTTAGAGTATTTTTTTAACTTTAATATAGCGTCCTTCAATGATTTACCCTCAGTAGTTTCAAGTACTGCTGCTTGCCTTTTTCTTCTATTTCGTCCTCTTGTTCTAGAAGGTTGTTGTAATTCTTCTCCTTGTTCTTCGTCTTTTTGTTCATCATCATTGTCTTCATCATCTTCTTTTATTTGTTCTTGTTGTAACTGTTGTTTTAAAGTCTCAATCAGTTCATTATCATCCATGCCAGCATACATATCAGGTTCAAGTGTTCCATGTCCCAAATTAGGTACTAAGCTTGGATTTTGATTACCCTTGTTACTCACTATTATTTATACCCTCTGTTCCCAAATATACTTACAAGTGCTATGTAAAGGTTATCATTGATTTTAAATGCACTTGATAAGGCAACACCATTTATAGTTGTGTTTGAACCACTGTCATTTTCAATCTCTCCATTTGAATCAAATTTAACTTTCCCACCAGGTGTAATTTGACTTTGACTATCCTTTTTTACTACTAAATATCCAGTAAAGTTATTTGTTATTGGTATCACTGTAGCAGTCTGTGTAAACTCATCAATATCTATGCATATACCATATAGATCATTACCACCCCCGGCTTCAACACAAGGCTCATCACTATCACTTTCTTCGTAAGATAACTTAACACCACGTTTGTATGGGTATCCTTTAACAGGATAATTTTCTAACTTGTCAACACTGCTAGTTATAGTACCACCTTGATTTGCAAAGTGTGCACCTTTGTCTTTAAAACCTATATCTACATGAAAAAGCCCAGCATCTCTATTAGGGTTTTTCATTAGATCTTGTATTTCTTTTACTTTGGCATCATAATCTTTTTTAAGTTGTGTTATATTGGCATCTGACATATGTATTCATCTCCTTAAGCAGTTTTTTGCTTTCTAGATTTATAAAATTGATTTCTTTTTTCTTTATAAGCATTAGCAATAGAAATATTAAACTCACTAAAGTTTTGAGGAGTAAAATTAGAATCTAAGATTGAGATATCCTCATTTGTTAAGGCTAGTTTAATCTCACCTTTTGAATTGACACTTGTAGATTGTATTCTTTTCTTTATATTTACTTTAGCAAGGTTTACAAGTTGTTCAAGTAATTCACCATCTAAGTGACTAGTATCTCTTACCTTAGCAATAGCATAAATCTCTTCAATGGGTACATATTTTCTAACAAGCTCCCTACGTTGTGCTTGCATTATGTCTTTTAATAAGTATCCCTTAGCAAGTAATGTCTCTTTATTAAAATGACTACTTAAATGCTTACGAGCTAAATTATCAATCTCATTAATACGAGAAGCTTCACTTAATAATTTATTTTCTTCTTCTAAACGCGCTTGTGACTCTGAAAGTTCTTTTGATATCCTTTCATTAATAGTTAAATTCTTACCTTCAGATTCTTTTGATGCTTTATATGCTTTATACTCTTCATATTCTTTTAAACTTAAAGTAATACTGTCTGTATTCTCTTTATTACCCTCTGTATTTTGAATTAAAGTATCTTCTTGTGTACTGGCTACGTTTTCTTGTATTTCTTGGTTCATAAACTCTCCTTCTAGCTTTCATAAAAAAATAATTTTGATCTTAAAGACTCAAGTTCACTTTTACTTAACGTATTACTTGCTTCTAATTCCTTGTATTTAAGGGTTAATTCTATAAGTTTGGAATCTCTTTCATACTTTTCTTCTTCAGTGAGCATATGCAATGAGTTAAATCTAATGTCTAAATAATAATATTTATTAAGTTTACTATTGCAATTAATTTCTAACTCTTCTTGAACACCTTTTAAAAAGTCGTAATAGTTAGATCTGTCCCCTTTACCATCACTACCAAGCCCCTTAACTTGTTCATTAAAGCTTCTAGTTAAAGGCTCCTTAGTATCAGCTCCTATCTTTGCTTTTACTAATGCTAAAGCCTCTTTTAAATAGGTTATGTCATACTTAATAACTTCAAGTGAAGCATCTGATGTACCACTATAAAATATGCCGTCATTATTTAAATTATTTCTAAGTCTATATAGTTCTCTTTCAAGTTCATTATTTACACCTTTAAACTTGCTTATATGCTCATCATCATTCCTTCTGAAGATATTAGTAAATAAACTTCCCTTATCAACACCCTTAGTTAAAAGATCTAGAGATGTTTTAGCATTAACTAAAGCATCTTGTAATTCTACTAATGATTCATCTTTATAAAATAGAAAATTATGACTCTCTATTCTCTTTTCTATTTCTTTATATATTTGTTCAAAAAGATATATATTAAGCAAAAAGCTTTGGGTATAACATGGACTGTATGCTTTAAGTATATAGTCATAATTAGAGTGTATTATTACTCTACTCTTATGAATTTTTATTTCCTTATAAGATATCTGATCATTTTCATTTACTTTCAAATTGTATGTTATATAAGTAGCATCAGGCCCCTCATCACGAACACTGTTATAATCAAGATACATAAATCCAGTAGGAAATTCTTTATTTACTTCTAAGTGTAAATCTTGTAGTTGGTCTTCTGTTTTAACTAAAATATACCCAACACCATTGAAACGATAACTGATTATGCACTGAAATAATGTTGCTTTTAATTCTATTTTTAACGCATCTAGAGCATCTTCAATAGACAAAGAAGTAGGCATTACACTATTTAAAGTGATCCCATTCTTAAGAACGTCTTCTGCTACATTTGAGATGTAATTTCTAAAGAATATTGAATACTTGTATAGATCTTTAGCATGAACTTTGAAATCTAATCTCATTTATTCTTCTAACCTTTAACCATAAAAAATATAACTCAATACTTAGTTTTTGCTAAGTATTTTTAACAAAAAAATAAGGGTTGTGGAAAAAAGTTTGTATGAGTTTAATTAGGGAATACTTAATTTACATTTACTTATTTAACAAGGTATACAATACTGACATTAATGTTAAGAATATTGCTAAACACATAGTAATGATTATTACAAAAACACATTTGTATAACCTCAATGTACTCTTAATATCCTTATTATTAATTTCTATCTTATTATCTAAATCATTAATATCTGATTTTAATTCATTCCTTACATTGTCTATCTTTATATCAAGATTATTTTCTGCTATAACTACGCATTGACCTCTTTTTTTTTCAGTCAATTCATTATACGTCAATACCAAAGCGGACTTACCATCATCTAGTTTATGATAATAAGTAGCAAAAACTTTAGTATTAATTCCCAACAAAATAATAAACATACTAATATTGGAAATTCTTTTAATCATTATATTAGATAAAACTAAAAAACTGTTCTTAATCATAAGTATTAAAAATCCTTCTCCATTAAAATTTGTTAAACCTAGCAAACTAAATACCATAATTAATGGACATGATAATAACTAATTAACATTAGCTTGATCATAATAATTTGCATTATTAACGACCCTACTTAAATATCAATGCTATCAACGTTAATAATATCCCTAAAGAAATAGTAATAATTGTTCCAAACATCCAATTATGCAGCTTTAACATACTCTTAAGTTCTGATGTTCTTTGATCTATTTTATTATCTAACTGCATTTTGTTAAGGTCTATCTTATTATCTAGTGAATTAAACTTAGTATCTATCTTATTATCTAAATCCATCTTGTTATTATATATCTTTCTATCTAGGTCTTTGATATCTGATTTTAAGCTACGTTCTGTCATCTCTATTTTTAAATTCAAATTACTCTCAACACTATTAATTCTGTCCTCTAATCTTTTTTCTACACCATCAATCTTTTCTTCTAATCTCTTCTCTACACCATCAATATTCTGTTCTAATCCCTTCTGTACATCATTTATTTTATCTTTTACACCATCAATCTTCTCTTCTAGTTTTTCAAATTGAAGATTAAAATTAGTTTCTAAATACTCAATATCTTTGTAAGTAAGCTCATTATGGTAATATCTTTTAGAAAGATCATTTGCAATAAACTCTTGCATTCCAAGCCTTATAAATTCTTGATAGATCATATCCTCAGTTATATGACCATTAAATATTTGTACATTTCCAACAGACTGTAATGATGGTTCTTGCATAAAATCTCCTTATTTAATTATTATATAATATTTT is a genomic window containing:
- a CDS encoding DUF228 domain-containing protein yields the protein MSTNITQLVTDYQEKLKKIKKQMKNPTSDAGTFSNKVDFRDKNRHLQNQGGTVTSRHDKLENYFFTGYPYKRGVKLVVDTVQNNQPHYEPHVEVGGEDDIYGICTDIDEFTNTATVIPITNNFQGYLIAKESSGIKRKDKLKFGTNGELEKNDSSNGKINAMALSDVIELDTEKKLCIVNVAIYGNKGKPS
- a CDS encoding DUF228 domain-containing protein — its product is MSNKGNQNPSLVPNLGHGTLEPDMYAGMDDNELIETLKQQLQQEQIKEDDEDNDDEQKDEEQGEELQQPSRTRGRNRRKRQAAVLETTEGKSLKDAILKLKKYSKSFNYDERSVFKAKTDFRDKNLTFDAISQSVSSSTDKLEEYPAIGFPYKRAVKLKIETLKSDEVQVEVSDGKNMYGICIDIDEHTNVATVIPITNNFEGYVIAKSSSSIQIGDKLDFDSNGEAIKSTSDSQVSIKAIALSNVFTLNLTDDTSKKEQEDYKLYLIKIAIYGNNDVS
- a CDS encoding DUF228 domain-containing protein, giving the protein MSDANITQLKKDYDAKVKEIQDLMKNPNRDAGLFHVDIGFKDKGAHFANQGGTITSSVDKLENYPVKGYPYKRGVKLSYEESDSDEPCVEAGGGNDLYGICIDIDEFTQTATVIPITNNFTGYLVVKKDSQSQITPGGKVKFDSNGEIENDSGSNTTINGVALSSAFKINDNLYIALVSIFGNRGYK
- a CDS encoding DUF1357 family protein; protein product: MNQEIQENVASTQEDTLIQNTEGNKENTDSITLSLKEYEEYKAYKASKESEGKNLTINERISKELSESQARLEEENKLLSEASRINEIDNLARKHLSSHFNKETLLAKGYLLKDIMQAQRRELVRKYVPIEEIYAIAKVRDTSHLDGELLEQLVNLAKVNIKKRIQSTSVNSKGEIKLALTNEDISILDSNFTPQNFSEFNISIANAYKEKRNQFYKSRKQKTA
- a CDS encoding anti-CBASS protein Acb1 family protein, giving the protein MRLDFKVHAKDLYKYSIFFRNYISNVAEDVLKNGITLNSVMPTSLSIEDALDALKIELKATLFQCIISYRFNGVGYILVKTEDQLQDLHLEVNKEFPTGFMYLDYNSVRDEGPDATYITYNLKVNENDQISYKEIKIHKSRVIIHSNYDYILKAYSPCYTQSFLLNIYLFEQIYKEIEKRIESHNFLFYKDESLVELQDALVNAKTSLDLLTKGVDKGSLFTNIFRRNDDEHISKFKGVNNELERELYRLRNNLNNDGIFYSGTSDASLEVIKYDITYLKEALALVKAKIGADTKEPLTRSFNEQVKGLGSDGKGDRSNYYDFLKGVQEELEINCNSKLNKYYYLDIRFNSLHMLTEEEKYERDSKLIELTLKYKELEASNTLSKSELESLRSKLFFYES
- the bdr gene encoding Bdr family repetitive protein, translating into MQEPSLQSVGNVQIFNGHITEDMIYQEFIRLGMQEFIANDLSKRYYHNELTYKDIEYLETNFNLQFEKLEEKIDGVKDKINDVQKGLEQNIDGVEKRLEEKIDGVEKRLEDRINSVESNLNLKIEMTERSLKSDIKDLDRKIYNNKMDLDNKIDTKFNSLDNKIDLNKMQLDNKIDQRTSELKSMLKLHNWMFGTIITISLGILLTLIALIFK